One Caretta caretta isolate rCarCar2 chromosome 24, rCarCar1.hap1, whole genome shotgun sequence genomic region harbors:
- the LOC125625823 gene encoding free fatty acid receptor 2-like codes for MSPFSSVGAEKMNLRISIPLFLTVYIFTFLIGLPSNLLAFYTFLVKVRQKPTPVDILLLNLTISDIFLLIFLPFRMVEAISDMTWTLPTFLCPLTNFVFYSSIYISSLFLMAVSIERYLGVAFPIKYKLRRRPAYATATSVVFWVVGSAHCSIVYIVQFLDQSQNRTAYFNCYNNFTTSQLQVILPFRLELFLVLFCLPFTVTIFCYVNFIRILVALPNIPARRKRRAVGLAMATLFNFIFCFAPYNLSHVVGFVQKKSPEWRVYALLLSTLNTALDPVIFYFSSTAVKRAFTECLASLWHKLSTFVARCHLPCLTCCAEGGREVEAASEDETEGSTT; via the coding sequence ATGAGCCCATTCTCCTCTGTAGGAGCTGAGAAGATGAATTtgagaatttccatcccactgtTTCTCACTGTCTACATCTTCACCTTCCTGATCGGCCTCCCATCCAACCTCCTGGCCTTCTACACCTTCCTGGTGAAGGTCCGCCAGAAACCCACCCCCGTCGACATCCTTCTCCTCAACCTCACCATCTCCGACatcttcctcctcatcttcctccccTTCAGGATGGTGGAGGCCATCTCAGATATGACGTGGACCTTGCCCACTTTCCTCTGCCCACTCACCAACTTCGTCTTCTACAGTAGCATCTACATCAGCTCCCTCTTCCTCATGGCCGTCAGCATTGAGCGCTACTTGGGGGTGGCCTTTCCCATCAAGTACAAACTCCGGCGCCGGCCAGCCTATGCCACCGCCACCTCTGTGGTCTTCTGGGTGGTGGGTTCCGCCCACTGCAGCATCGTCTACATTGTTCAATTCCTAGACCAGAGCCAGAACAGGACTGCATACTTCAACTGCTACAATAATTTCACCACTAGCCAGCTCCAGGTCATCCTCCCTTTCCGGCTGGAGCTCTTCCTGGTCCTCTTCTGCCTCCCCTTCACTGTCACCATCTTCTGCTATGTCAACTTCATCCGCATCCTGGTGGCCTTGCCCAACATCCCGGCTCGGAGGAAGCGGCGGGCCGTGGGCCTGGCCATGGCCACCTTGTTCAACTTCATATTCTGCTTCGCCCCCTACAACCTGTCCCACGTGGTGGGCTTTGTCCAGAAAAAGAGCCCCGAATGGAGGGTGTACGCTCTTCTCCTCAGCACCCTCAACACCGCCTTGGACCCCGTCATCTTCTACTTCTCCTCCACTGCCGTCAAACGGGCCTTCACAGAGTGCCTGGCCAGCCTGTGGCACAAACTCAGTACCTTCGTGGCCCGGTGCCATCTCCCCTGCTTGACTTGCTGCGCGGAAGGAGGCAGAGAGGTGGAGGCGGCCAGTGAGGACGAGACTGAGGGGTCAACGACTTGA